A single genomic interval of Helianthus annuus cultivar XRQ/B chromosome 6, HanXRQr2.0-SUNRISE, whole genome shotgun sequence harbors:
- the LOC110879680 gene encoding pentatricopeptide repeat-containing protein At4g31850, chloroplastic, translating to MAVLTTTLCSSPINRIHTATTTTDLSLKHSNCNLTLQWKKQGRRKSSVAVVSRNCLNNNSYEYMMSSSSDDDITKVLKSFSDPSDALSFFKSASELPNLVHTTESCNYMLDLLRLNRRTGDMPLVFDVMQKQIVYRNLGTYITIFKALGLKGGIRQAPFALALMTKSGFLLNTYSYNGLIDLLLKSGFCKEAFAVYKRMLSEGLKPSLKTYSALMVSLGKRRDTQNVMLLLRDMEGLGLKPNVYTFTICIRVLGRAGKIDEAFQLFQRMDGEGCGPDVVTYTVLIDALCNAGKLQRAKEMFVKMRSSSHKPDRVTYITLMDKFGDSGDLDSVQSFWTEMEVDGYAADVVTFTIYIDALCKAGKIDDAFVTLNSMKGKGISPNLQTYNTLIRGLLRADRVDEASELFASLGSLNIEPTAYTYILFIDYYGKLGEADKALETFEKMKVRGVVPNVVACNASLYSLAELGRIGEAKKMFYELKKSGIAPDSITYNMMMKCFSKAGKIDEAMKLLSEMVETGCDLDVIVLNSLIDTLYKADRVDEAWDMFNKMKEMNLSPTVVTYNTLLAGLRKEGRVHEAIELFESMGSCGPPPNTITFNTLLDCICKNDGVDLALKYLNEMTYRNCRPDVFTYNTIIYGLTKENRVLDAFWFFHQMKKSFSPDCVTLCTIIPSIVKYGKVDDALKMTQGFIRVRNRNRPNKIFWKDLMEGITSEASLDNSILFVEGLISNGTCTNDSVVIPLINTLCKQKKTLDAHSLFLKVTKDNGIQPTLEAYYPMIDGLLEDDFQEKAWELFKEMKNSGCAPDVFTYNLLLNDLAKSGKVNELFDLYDEMLCRGCKPNTITQNILLSGLVKSNSLKKAMDLYYDLISDGFTPTPCTCGPLIDGLLKKGKLDEAKDFFDEMVEYGCKPNCAIYNILMNGYGKAGDVETACELFNKMVKEGIRPDLKSYTILVDCLCLVGRVDDAMYYFEQMKGTGLDPDVVAYNLMINGLGTVRRIEDALGLFDEMRARGISPNLYTYNVLILILGIVGRIEEAGRMYSELQVMGLEPNVFTYNALIRGYSLSGNPGHAYAIYEKMMVGGCSPNTGTFAQLPNQPGLLI from the exons ATGGCTGTACTTACTACAACACTCTGTTCCTCCCCAATCAACCGCATTCACACCGCTACTACTACTACTGATCTCTCATTAAAACACTCTAACTGCAATTTAACGCTGCAATGGAAGAAACAAGGTAGGAGAAAATCATCCGTGGCTGTTGTCTCTAGAAATTGTTTAAACAACAACAGCTACGAGTACATGATGTCTTCTTCTAGTGACGACGATATTACTAAGGTTCTTAAGTCTTTTTCGGACCCATCTGACGCCCTTTCTTTCTTTAAATCTGCTTCTGAGCTTCCTAATCTTGTTCATACTACTGAATCCTGCAATTATATGCTTGACTTGTTGCGCCTCAATCGGCGAACAGGGGATATGCCTCTTGTCTTTGATGTCATGCAGAAGCAGATTGTTTATAGGAATTTGGGTACCTACATCACTATTTTCAAAGCCCTTGGTCTCAAAGGTGGGATCAGACAGGCTCCCTTTGCGCTTGCTCTTATGACCAAATCAGGCTTCCTTTTGAACACCTATTCCTATAACGGCCTCATTGATCTCCTTTTGAAATCAGGCTTTTGTAAAGAAGCTTTTGCAGTCTACAAAAGAATGCTGTCGGAAGGGCTTAAACCCAGTCTCAAGACCTACTCTGCGCTTATGGTGTCATTGGGAAAACGACGAGATACTCAAAACGTCATGCTGCTCTTGAGAGACATGGAAGGCCTAGGACTCAAACCAAATGTCTACACTTTCACTATCTGCATTAGGGTTCTTGGTCGAGCCGGAAAGATAGATGAAGCTTTTCAGCTCTTTCAAAGAATGGATGGGGAAGGTTGTGGGCCTGATGTTGTGACCTACACCGTTCTCATTGACGCCCTCTGCAATGCCGGAAAACTCCAGAGGGCTAAAGAAATGTTTGTGAAAATGAGGTCTAGTAGTCATAAGCCGGACCGTGTGACATACATTACTTTAATGGATAAGTTTGGTGATTCTGGAGACTTGGACTCCGTTCAATCGTTTTGGACGGAAATGGAGGTGGATGGTTATGCAGCCGATGTTGTGACTTTCACTATTTATATCGATGCGTTATGCAAAGCTGGGAAGATTGATGACGCTTTTGTTACCTTAAACTCGATGAAAGGTAAAGGGATTTCTCCAAATCTCCAAACGTATAATACCCTAATTCGTGGGCTGTTAAGAGCTGACAGAGTAGATGAGGCGTCAGAGTTGTTTGCTAGTCTTGGTTCGTTGAATATTGAACCCACTGCTTACACATACATACTTTTTATCGACTACTATGGGAAACTAGGGGAAGCTGATAAAGCTCTTGAAACGTTTGAGAAGATGAAGGTTCGAGGCGTTGTACCTAATGTTGTTGCGTGCAATGCATCGTTATACAGTCTTGCAGAACTTGGTAGAATTGGGGAGGCTAAAAAGATGTTTTACGAGCTTAAAAAGAGCGGGATTGCTCCAGATTCAATTACTTATAATATGATGATGAAGTGTTTTAGTAAAGCAGGGAAAATTGATGAAGCAATGAAGTTACTTTCTGAGATGGTGGAAACAGGATGTGATCTGGATGTCATCGTGCTTAATTCTTTGATTGACACACTTTATAAGGCCGATCGGGTGGACGAGGCTTGGGATATGTTTAATAAAATGAAGGAAATGAATCTCTCGCCTACGGTTGTGACTTATAACACATTGTTGGCTGGTTTGAGGAAAGAAGGCCGGGTTCATGAAGCAATAGAGTTATTCGAAAGCATGGGTTCATGTGGGCCCCCTCCGAACACGATTACTTTCAATACCCTTCTTGATTGCATCTGCAAAAATGATGGAGTTGATCTGGCCTTGAAGTATTTGAATGAAATGACTTACAGGAACTGTCGGCCCGATGTTTTTACTTACAATACCATCATTTATGGTTTAACAAAGGAAAATCGGGTTCTTGACGCTTTCTGGTTCTTCCATCAAATGAAGAAATCATTCAGTCCTGACTGTGTAACTTTATGCACGATAATCCCGAGCATCGTCAAGTATGGAAAGGTGGATGATGCTTTGAAAATGACCCAAGGATTTATTCGTGTCCGAAATAGAAACAGGCCCAATAAGATATTTTGGAAAGATTTGATGGAAGGAATCACAAGTGAAGCTTCATTAGATAATTCTATCCTGTTTGTGGAAGGACTAATATCGAATGGAACCTGCACTAACGATTCGGTTGTGATTCCTCTCATCAATACCTTGTGTAAGCAGAAGAAAACCCTTGACGCGCATTCATTGTTCTTGAAGGTAACAAAAGATAACGGGATTCAACCGACACTCGAGGCATACTATCCGATGATTGACGGTCTTCTTGAAGATGATTTTCAAGAAAAGGCTTGGGAGTTGTTCAAAGAAATGAAGAACTCGGGGTGTGCTCCGGATGTTTTCACTTATAATTTGCTGTTAAATGATCTTGCAAAGTCTGGGAAAGTCAACGAGCTGTTTGACTTGTATGACGAGATGCTTTGCAGGGGTTGTAAGCCGAACACGATAACTCAAAACATACTGCTTAGCGGTCTTGTGAAGTCGAACAGTTTAAAAAAGGCAATGGATTTATATTATGATCTTATCAGTGATGGTTTTACTCCTACTCCTTGCACATGTGGACCTCTAATTGATGGCCTTCTAAAGAAGGGGAAATTAGACGAAGCAAAAGACTTTTTTGATGAAATGGTGGAGTACGGATGCAAACCGAATTGTGCGATCTATAACATCTTGATGAACGGGTATGGAAAAGCAGGCGATGTTGAAACTGCATGTGAATTGTTCAATAAGATGGTGAAGGAAGGAATAAGACCTGATTTGAAATCTTACACTATTCTGGTAGACTGCTTGTGCTTAGTAGGGAGGGTGGATGATGCTATGTACTATTTTGAGCAGATGAAGGGAACGGGCCTTGACCCGGATGTAGTTGCGTACAATCTGATGATCAACGGGCTTGGAACCGTGAGGAGAATAGAGGATGCGTTGGGGCTTTTTGATGAGATGCGTGCCAGGGGGATCTCTCCAAACTTGTATACATATAATGTTTTGATACTTATTCTTGGGATTGTTGGGAGGATAGAGGAAGCAGGAAGGATGTATTCGGAATTACAGGTTATGGGTTTGGAGCCGAACGTGTTCACGTATAACGCTTTAATAAGAGGATATAGCCTCTCGGGAAATCCGGGTCATGCTTATGCTATTTATGAGAAAATGATGGTTGGAGGTTGCAGCCCCAACACCGGGACATTTGCTCAGCTTCCTAATCAACCAG GTTTGCTCATCTGA
- the LOC118479878 gene encoding dehydrin HIRD11-like encodes MVGIMNKIGDALHTGGNKSDDKKHESDHKSDDKKHEGDQSKSEHKEGIIDKIKDKIHGEDRGSKEHSSEGSKKKKDKKEKKKKECDHRGGGSTHFTYLNSFLY; translated from the coding sequence ATGGTCGGAATCATGAACAAGATCGGAGACGCACTCCACACCGGCGGCAACAAATCCGACGACAAGAAGCACGAATCTGACCACAAATCCGATGACAAGAAGCACGAAGGTGATCAATCGAAGTCTGAACACAAGGAGGGGATAATTGATAAGATAAAGGATAAGATCCATGGAGAAGATAGAGGAAGTAAGGAACACAGCAGTGAAGGAAGTaagaagaagaaggataagaaggagaagaagaagaaggaatgTGATCATCGAGGCGGCGGTAGCACTCATTTCACGTATCTTAATTCGTTTTTGTACTGA